Part of the Chaetodon trifascialis isolate fChaTrf1 chromosome 1, fChaTrf1.hap1, whole genome shotgun sequence genome, ACATTAGGCTTACCCAGCATTTAACAGTAAAGGACGAAAGCCACATACATAAAACTAGGAAGATGAGAAACTTCAAATGGGATTAGCATCTGTGAGAGCGAGCTTCTGAGAGGGACGTATAAATATTTATGTTTCTTTGATACTTAACTATCAAACTGTGAGAGAAGCCTGTAGCCAGATCGAGTGTCATTAAAAGAACATATCAAGTTCAAGTGACAGCAAATGCAATCTGCAGCACGCTGCACCTCCCACCTCACTCCAactggattaaaaaaagaaacagccaCAGAGGCCGTCTGGCTGCAGAAACAGGAGAGTGTCACACAGCATGGCAGGCCGGCGCTACGAGCCAGAGAAGCAGGCCTCTGTGTCAAAGCACTGTCATCCTGGTCCACATCATTCATTATGTCCGTTATGTGAGCTCCACGTTATTACAGACATTTCCTGACTTGAAATGAAACCTCTAGGGTTTCCTCACTTACTTTATTGGCTCCAAACTGCACTCTGGCTTTTCCTTTGACTAAAGTGGCATTGATCTGCATGATGACAGACTCAATGGAATAGGCACTGCTCCAACCCTGCCATCAGGAAAGCCAACGTCAGCGAGAGCAGGTTTTAAAAACACATGTCAATGCAATGCAaagtattgttattattattgttaagtGCACATTTGCATTAAGTtaaggctttttaaaaaaaaaactgtttgacAAACCTGTTTGGTGAGAAGTTCCATGCACAGGGCACCTCCTCCAAGAACATAACTACAGCaaggacaggaagaaaaaatgaTCAGGGGTATCATCACAATGAAGTCTTTTTCCAAAAGACACTTTTTAATTTAACGTTTTGTTCACAAACTCAGCCTCAACTTGGACATGGTCAATGGGGATGGAAGAAAGTGTGAAAAGTGGACCAGTGAACTCACCCTCCAGAAAGCACAGGCGATACCACCCGCACAAACGGAGGATCAAAGGGGAAATTATCCTGTCGAGACAGccaacaaaaaaatgttaatttacgGACTTCAAAGACTCCTAAATGGTGTTTCGTTTTCATTTACGCAGTCTGTTCTACGCAGTCTCGAGTCTTTACTCACTTTATATGAGAAGTTTAGTAAAATGTAATCCATTCCTTCCTTTTCCTTAAGGACTTGTAAATCACTGTGCAAGGGGCTATCTGGATCCACCCTGTTGGTCAGAAAATGATGCAGTCTGTGTTTATGCGAACAtcgagaaaaagaaaataatatgtGACACAAGATCCCAAAGTGACTTACGTCCTTAGTTTGACATGCCATTCATACAGGCTGTCGTTAACAAGCTCGACCGAGTAGATGCCTGCAAAAGAAATTGATTAAATGAGAGTTACTCAGATGTCTCAAAATGCACGGTCCAGTACAAACTGAAACGACTGGATCTCcctttttattttagaaactaaaatgaaatgcaatgagGCAAAGCATAACATGTACAGTAACTGGTACCTCCACATTCAGGCTGTCAGCAAATTCTGCAACAAATATTCAAATTCTTGttcaaaatgtgatgaattttTACAAACTGAAGGATTTCAAAATGGGTCTCTGCCTCATTTCAAAAAATTTGGGTTGTGCGTCACTATCTAACAATATAATTTTTCTCTGTTAAGCTGCTGTGGAAAGCGTGTCTATGTGCCTTTTTCGCCCGTACAAAAGCATGCAAGACACATTTGCAAACAACAGCAAAGGGTGCAGTAACCTACAGTGACGCCTCCACACCAACTTGAGGGTGGAGCTGACCTCAAAAACAGTCTTAAAGAGTTAGGTGCCTTTTGAATTCTGCACACTGAACTCACTCTCAGATGTTTACCTCTGGTCATGTAAACATCATGGCTCTTGTTTTGCAATGTCTGATATTCATCAATACTCATCTATCACATTACAGAGAACAGGACTGATGATTATAGTGTGTGAGAGCTTGTGGGAACATGTGCTAGTTTCCTGGTAGTAGCAGATATCTGTAACTGTTCCTTCCGATCCGTGACAAAGAGTAGACCTTTGTGCAGTGTGCATACCTGTCTTGTAACTCTGTGACCTGTAGATTTCTCTAAGCTCCTTCATCAGGCGGTCAGAGGCTTGCACTGAACCAGACACAGCTccctaaaaaacacaaaacaaccactgtaacaataaagacaaacaacacagtgaCTCTGCAATTTTATTGTGAGGGTAAACCTGTCATCTGTACTTAACGTGGGCACTCGAAGAGAAAGGTTTATTCTACTGGACATCAATATTTACCATGTCACAACACCCCCTTGAAGGAATGTTAGACCAATCcttgaaatataaaaaaagttaaataagtGCCTGAAAAACATGCAACACTGGTTCCATAGCTGGGTTGTAATTGTATTTGACGCACTTCAGATACCAAGACAGCCCCACAGCTGAGCCATTGAACAGGATGATGAGCAAGCTGAGAGCCCTTcccagaagaaaaacaaatatttatacAGGTTTATGCTGCCTTGAAGAGCAGACGCTAAGAGGAACCTGAAGATGAACTGAATATGGGAGCACACTGTGAAGCAGGTTACATTCCCTGTTGTCAGCTATGTGGAGGAAACGCCTCATCACTGCCTTGTTTCAGAACTTGTGTATTCAGAACCTTTGCATATTTGTGATTCACAAAAGAAATCGCTGCTGACAAAATGAGCATACAAAAATTCTACGTACATTAAATGAAGGCTTTAACAGATTCTACAAAGATAAGAAGTTGGGTTCTagattaaatattttatgaaGCATTAGCCCCTCAGCACCTTATAATGCATATGTTTTAATGAGTTAGACTTACATTCAAGTGGTCCTGCCTCTGGTTCTTTCGGATCTTCTCCAGGATGGCTAGATTCTCCTTCTCAATGCCGTCATCCTCTGATTTCTTCCCATCCACAggctcctcctctttcatttcataGTGGTCCAGATCCTCTATGTCCTGTTGGTGCAGATTTggtattttaaaaaatcttttgtGGTTCACCAGCGATACATTAACAACATTAACAAACAGTTCAGGGATCATAGCCAGAGCCAAGTCAAAAGATTTGATCAAACTTTCTTGTTCAcgagaaagaaaacattaaacatgtcaATATCCAGGATGAGTCGATCAAATTGAGTCGAACCTGCATTAATAatcatgtgcatgtgtaatCATGTGTAACATTGGCATCTTTATTAAACAATATGCTTTCCAAAGCCTTATATCATAGTAGAATGCAATACCAACAGCATAAACATCACTCTGGATGTGTGACCAAGACAGGAGGAAAATACACAAGTGTTTCATTATTAAGCACTTAGCACAACATCCAAAGAGCATTACATTAGGTGTTTGGACCAAAGATGATAACTTACTtctcccatctcctcctcctcctcttcttcagatgTGACCTCCTCTGTCCCAtgctgtacacacatacacacacgacaAACATGGCATTTAGTAAAACTGCATAAAGTGATCTGAAAGAGACTCActgagctgcttttatttcacataaaaacatcttCCACTGGCCACAGGAAGAGTCTACTGATCAGATTTAAGACAACAACTTCATACAAGGCCTTCTTCTGTAATGGCTCTTTCATCGCTGAGCAAAACTGGTCTGGAAAGTGCATAACTAACCATTATAATTAAAATATGGAATATTCCTTAAAAGTAACCAAATACTGGCCATGTCCTAGCTGTGCCATTCCATTCCATGCCACGCCACAGGGAGGTATTTGACAAGAGCTAACTAGGCAGCCTTGCCTTTCGGTCTTGTCCCGCAGGGCCTGCAGGCAGGGGCTGGTCCAGCATCTCCACATCTGGATGTTGGGGAAGGTTATACAGCCGACAAAGGTCACAAATGAGTTTCTTCAACTGCTGCAAAAGCTAGGAAAGACAACCACAAATAAAAGAGATATACAATTAAGTAGACCATTTAATACTACAAATGCAGATACACAGTAATGCACAGTGGCAGATATATGCCAGATGTGGCAGAAACACTACTGCAGACATGAACACTAATAAATTACATACATCAAGTGAGTGGGCATtgtcaaaatgtgatttttttttttatatacatcACAGACTCCTGAATGCAAAACTAGGAAAACATGGCTGTATGTGACAAAAGGTgaggaatgacaatgttattcACCAAGAAGTGTTTTGTTTATAAAATCTGCAACTGTAATAATAAAGTCAGGACTTACTACTCACATATGATTTCAAACTAAGCATTTAAACACACAACCCTgatttccaaaaagttgggacactgagtaaaacataaataaacagaatgtgaacatttgctaatccttttttgaCAGATATCaattgaaaacagaacaaagacaacatatttaatattttacctcatcaacttcattgatttttgcaaatatatacttattctgaatttgatgcagcaacatgttttaaacaagttgggacaggagcaactgaaggctgggaaagatgtggaatatGCAACACCTTCTTGGAACATTCCATAGGTAAACAGGTaaattggtaacaggtgacagtatcatgattgggcatgaaaggggcgtcctggaaaggcggagtcgctcacaagcaaggatggagcgaggttcacacATCAGGtgagcacatgattgtatgaagaatattactacatgggctcatgaacactttgtaaactgttgtcagtaaaacagtttgtttgcaattCAAAAATCAGGGCTGTAAaacacagtacagtaacactgcaAGTAAATGCAGGAACACTGACATCGTGTGTACTCTTACACAAAGAGGTCGAGGACATAGCTGTTAAGATGCCATCagcttgtgtgttctgtctttgCAAATTTGGTGTAATCCAAACATAGAGTAGCACTAAACATCTGTGCAACAGTAAGAAAATAGATTGATGTTATCTATCCACAGGAAGGCAAGGTTTACACCTTACCTACAACACTAACAATGATGTATTCTTTATCTGAATGTAGAATAATTTATGGCAcagactgcaaacaaacaaaaaaagtcttCCTTCTAAAAAAGCTGATAGCACTTCTATAAAAAGCAGATTTTGTGTCCTACAAACAGAGCAGCATGAATAAGTAGGCTAACTAAGCTCAGGATGTCACACCACACGTAGGATTACATAAGAATCTGCCAGTCACAGCCAATTTGCCCTCAAAGGTTGTCCCAGTGATCTAATGACATGAACATTTGGTCTGCTGAAAACCTGCGTGTCTGTACTTGCCAGTTATACATGGCCAAAGTCACACATATTTATGCAGCACATGCAAGCTGTTGAAGTCTGAAAGCCCATAAGACACTCTAAGCCCATTAAACactaaaatggcaaaaacacaCCCTTTGACTAACCTATTGACAATCTTGCGAGAATGATGGCACAAATGTTTCAAGACAAATACTTTATGAAATGTAGTCTAAAATATTAATATACAATCCAAATATTTCACGCTACTGAATAATAGCTGTCCAAAATTAAGGAGGAGGGCCAAAAGATCATTTCACACCACGATTATCTGCCAGCGTCTCATGAAGCTGAACACAGCAGGCTGACACTATCGAAGAATAATGCAACGAAAATGCTCCTGCTCAGAGGCATTCTGGTCAATACTTGTTTAAACAGTGTGTAGTCTTTTCATTCAGTCCTATAGCACATTCCTGCAACACACTATGAAAGCATATTTGCTGCAGCTACATCAGCTCTGTTTTAACATATCAGAACACTTCAGGAGGAAGTGAGCTGGGCATTAAAATGATCTGCTCATTGTTCATTTTGGTTGACTTGACTGAGGCATCACAAGACAATCTGTCTTGTAGTAGCTTTTCACACCACTAGATCCACAGATCCTAGCGTGATGTTATGCGTTTTCTCACTTCCAGTAACACGGGTTTTGAGGTTAACCTTCACTGTGAATAATAAAAATGTCGGCAGATTCTCACAAAGTATATAGGAATCGTTATGTTTCATTCAGTGTCACATTGTGAAACAAGCAAGTAAGGACAACTACCAGGGTGCTGCCTTTTCTCACATCTTCCAACCTCTCCAAAACTTGCGCCAAGCTCGGGTCATCAGAGTCCACAAACCATATTGGCGGCGTAGATGGATAAGATTCCTAAAGACAGAagatgacaacaaaaacaagacattacCTTATTTGACCTGTTTACTTGCGTGTCGCAGGGTTAAACGGAGTCAATAAATAACGTAAAATCTGGGTTGACTACATTAGCATTCAGGGTGCTGCGTTAGCTAAGAGCTATGTTTGCTTATTAAAACTGTTTAATAATGGATTGTCAGTCCAACAGACCCCCTACCATGACTGCCTAGCTCCCACTGACATTGGCTTTTGAAAGTACGCACAACCTTTCCCGCATAGCATCAGATTGTTCAGTTGTTGAGGTAGCCTGCTACCTGGCTAGCAAGTGAACCAGCTAACTTTAGCTCGCTAACGACCAACAAGGGAAGTGTATAAATCCCGGCACTTAAGTTTATGTGCCCTTACCGTTATGTTACAGTGGATAATTAACAGCTTCTCCCCAGTTACATTAAACTGGCAGCTCAGCTCGTCGGGCTTCCAGTCAATGATCCTGAAGCGTTCGTGGTTTGGATCAAAAATGGACTCCAAAAACTTCAGTTCGGCCTTCAGCCCCGACACCGACATCTTCCACGCATCTCCGGCTGGGCCGCTGGGGAGGGGGAGAAGTCGGGACTTAGCTTTTAGCTAGCTAAAGCCACAACGCGGATTTCAGGattaaaatttgttttaaaaagtggCAAAGAGATGAAGGACCGCCTCGGTGGATGTAGCTGGATACCCAGTGCCAGCTGTAAACGGCGTCCGGTCAAATTTCAACGCAACCGGACAGATTTGCTGATGaagtagctaacgttagctagctttCAGTTAGCATCTGAAAACAGCGCAGCGCTTGGCGAGATGCTAACTAGCGAGTTAGCGAGCTAGTCcgttgttgttgtctttccGTCTATTGTTGTTGCCTGCCTATGATAACAACAGTTTAAGGCTCTCGGGGTATCCCGTGGTCGTTTCCTTACAGTCCCATCGGACAGTTCCTTCTGGGTTACTTAACAACAATAATCACACCATCTCCACGATCTGCACTTAAATCCCGCTGAAGGGACAGTGTTTTTCATCCCGGTGTGCAACTGTAGCTGGCCTCTTGTGGGGTTTAAAGATGGCGTTCTGCAATCTCCCCGTTCCCGCAGAATCCCAGCATTCACCGCGTCCTCAATTTATTTGAGGTTAAAGAAAATAAGGGAAAGTTTACAGCATTGGATTATTTTGTCAGACATGTATGCGGGACAGTAGCTTCAatataattttctgtttttttaagagagaaaaaacaatttCCTGCTCTGTGCTACAGAGTTAAACTGGTGCCCAGAACTTGGCTAATATTGGCCCTTTGAATCATTTTGCTTTGGTACCACAAAGATAGCTGAAATGATTTTGATTCCATTTCCATGGATATGATGCTTGATGCAGTGTCAATCACAAACTTGGACTTTCTTGGTAGTATAACTCAGTATTAGTGTTCAATAAGATCTGCAATGCCATCAAACACAATCCtcatttaaaagtgtgtttactCAGACAAAAAGTATAAACATTGACATTGTTAGTGGTTGTCTTTGACATCTTAACAGGCCGGTATCAAGAAAAGTGTCTGtataattttgttttcaataaGCTGGACTAAATAGGTTATTAAAAAGGGGAAAATGTGTGGGTATGTAAGAGGTCATATCTCATATTTTCTTATGAATACATATATGTGCAGGATATAGACACAGGCAAGGATAAAGAGGGTGATGTCCAAGGATGGCCAAAAAAGTCTAGTTAGGAACAATAAGCAGGTGTGATGTGAAGCACATCCACCTGCATGGTTAATTCATCACTTGTGCTAGCCCAGCCATGATTTGTGTGTATAACAAGCATTTGTTCTTCTTTATCAATAGAAGCCATTTGCCAATCATATTCAgaatgtagtgtgtgtgtgtgtgtgtgtgtgtgtgtgtgtgtgtgtgtgtgtgtgtgtgtgtgtgtgtgtgtgtgtgtgtgtgtgtgtttgttctgttgttgtgtgtttttagctAAACAGTATAGATCACAATTTATAGAagactttttgtaaaatattccATCTTAATGAGCATAGAATTAGTCCCTCCTGTAACATTTAGAAGTGATTTTAACGTTCTCTTCCTTGACCTTAAGAGGACCAAGGTACATTGTTAACTCCCTACTCACTTTCCCAGTAGCAAAGAAAATCCGTcttattttccattcattttctaccATTGTCTTTTTATCTTCATTCTATGTCTCTTTTTATGTGAATCACTTCATGCATGTAATTTCTTtacttgtaaagcactttgagctgcttttcttgcatgaaaggtgctatacaaataacattattgttgttgttgttgttgttgttgttgttgttgttgttgttgttactttcTTGTCTGCTCAGCCCATTTTCCCACCACCAGGTGCATACTTGGttgtaagaagaagaaaaagctaaTCTCTTCACAGCATTGCTGTTATGTTTATTACACAAGTtatagtatttattttttaagatttCTCTTCTATTCTATTCTTATTCATATTTGTGTCATAGCACCTTGGTCCCATGAGGAACGACATTTTGTTCAGCTGTGTACCATGAATGTGGATGAAAAACTTGAAAACCTCAAACTGCACCTAGTAAGTACTCTCTGTAGTGGCCGGTGGCCACTAGGGGGTAGTGTTGGCTCAAGATTTGAACCACTAGTCAGGATTAGAGGTAAACTTGTGGAAACACTGTTGTTGGTTAGACTGTCTGCAAAGTGGAAGTTACTGTGTTTCAGGCTACACGAATATctattctgtttctgtgtgtatattGCAAATGTTGTCAGAATTTTAATGGCCAAAGAAATGCCAAACGGGTCGAGATTATTTGCACGTTTGCCCGGAAACTACTCTTTGATTGTTATCTCTATAAAACTTGGAAATATTTTGACTTTCAGGTTGAGAACCAGACAGGCTCCATAATAGGAATATGGCAGAAAGTCTTCAGGATGCAGTCCTTTTAGTCTGAAATTCAATTAGACAGATAGTGTGGTTTTCGGGGGGCACACCAAACCTTAAAAGCAAACTTTAAAAGCCATTGCCTTTGTGAGTGAGCCTGTTATCAGGAGAGATTTGGGAGTAGCTGACTGGCCCAGAATAGTGCTGTGCTGTCGCTTCTAATTATGCTATCATAAAGTCTCCCTTTCAACAGGGATAacctttcttttattttggccCTTTCCGAATTAGTATTCCGTGTTCGACAGTGGAGGACACAGGCAACTCACTTGAACATTGCTGGGAGAGGTTCAGTGCTTAGTGTCTAATTTAGTCATATGTTATACGTCAGATTTGTCAAACCTCTGACATTCAGTGGATTGAGCAGAGGAATGCAAATGTAGCTAAGTAACCCTTATCAGCGTGTTGATGTTGTTAGCTATAGTGCATTCAGTTATCGAGCTGTGTTGCAGTTTGAGATTTCAGTGTTGAGGACAACATATTGATTTGCCCTTTTAAAGGCCCATAAACTAAAAGAGTGGGGGAGGTTGACCCTGCTGTCCAAAGCTGTGCATGCCactggtggtgtgtgtggacCTACAGTTGCAGAGCTGCACCCTGCTGCCCATATTTGTCTGCGTTTGCATAATGTGAGTTGACAAACTCTTAAATTCACTGTGTGGAATATTGCAGCGGTGCAATAAACTCTTACAATCTACCTGAGCTGACTGAGTGTGCAGTGAGGTCAGGGGCTTGTAATGAAATGGTTCCTCAGGAAAGGTCAAGGTTCCACTCAAGCAAacactgtaatttttttttttttgggggggggggtctggaCAGAATGGAGGCAGTGGTGTAAAATCAACAAGGGTAGATGTTCAGAACACAAACTGCGGCTAACCTGTCTTTCACTGACTTCactatttgtgtttttgtactggTCATGTATGCGTCTGTATTAATGTGTGAGGGCTCGTGGCTGCCTCTGAATGTGCACTCTTATGCATTTGTGGTGGTTTGTACAATGGATAATGACATTCAGAATTCAGGGTATTAGCCTGACTATCATTACAGTAATTCATTCTGGGTAGGTCACAAAGGTTTCAGTAATTATGAAGGGATGTTATTTCGTTCCCTGTTCAAATTACAATAGCACTGCCGACATCCCGATATGAAGAGAGGCTGGTTGGAAGGGTTGCAAAATTAAGGAAAGACGTCATATGAGCCGAGTAATAACAAACTCAATGAAATAGATCACTTCTTGATTAAAAGAATCATTTTATGACTCATTTTACAAAGATTAGTTCTATAACTAACAGACCCGATTATTAAGTATGAAGAGAAATGTCCCTTCAGGTGTCATGTATTAAGGGTTACTGTCACATACACAGCTCTTCCACGTGGCAGCCTCACTTGGTTTAACTGCTGCTGACCTGTACAACCTCAGCTTACTTGTCACTAGCAGGTTAAATCAATTAGTATGCTTCTTGTTGGTGTGTCATTACCCTGCATTGATTGGCTTTGAGGAGACCGTGTTGAGGGGCTTGTCCTTTACGTGTGTCTGCTGTTACTGTGTCATGTTATAGAAGGCAGCAGTTGTATAACATCCTGCCAAAGGCAATTAGCCCTCCACACTTAATGTGTTGCATCCTCCCACAACATGCAGCCACAGAGAGATTAACTTTGTACTCTTAAATCATTAATGACTGATGATGTACTATGCACATATATGTACTTGCTTGGAAAATGCGAtcatatttcatgttgtttttcatattCCATGTGCAAATTAGATACTGCTGCAAGGGAAAAGATATTTTCCCTTTGGCTCATCATTGACTGGACCTATATCACATCCTTTTCCCTCATGAAGAGGA contains:
- the LOC139331089 gene encoding ubiquitin-conjugating enzyme E2 Q2-like, translating into MSVSGLKAELKFLESIFDPNHERFRIIDWKPDELSCQFNVTGEKLLIIHCNITESYPSTPPIWFVDSDDPSLAQVLERLEDVRKGSTLLLQQLKKLICDLCRLYNLPQHPDVEMLDQPLPAGPAGQDRKHGTEEVTSEEEEEEEMGEDIEDLDHYEMKEEEPVDGKKSEDDGIEKENLAILEKIRKNQRQDHLNGAVSGSVQASDRLMKELREIYRSQSYKTGIYSVELVNDSLYEWHVKLRTVDPDSPLHSDLQVLKEKEGMDYILLNFSYKDNFPFDPPFVRVVSPVLSGGYVLGGGALCMELLTKQGWSSAYSIESVIMQINATLVKGKARVQFGANKNQYNLARAQQSYKSLVQIHEKNGWYTPPKEDG